DNA sequence from the Methanobrevibacter sp. genome:
CGGCGGTCCTCCATAAGAAGCATTTTACATGATCGGGAAAGATGCTTTAAATCTTTTCAAAATCCACTACTTCTGGAGAAAATCTGATTCATTTAAGCCAAAACACAGCTCCGCCGGCAGATATTTTTTTTAAGTTTGATTACCAATTATCCCCGCCCAGGTTACCAATTTCTATTTATTCATTGAAGACCAAATAATCTTCATGTACACCATAGCTATTTTTGATGTTAGTTTCAAAACAAACAAGGAAAAGATTGAAAACGGTTTAAGACACTTCGGATTTAGAAAAATCCAAACCCACACATACATCGCAAAATTAAGTAACGCGGACTTGGAAATTTTTAAAAAGGAAATTGAATTGGCAGTCCGTGAAAAGGACAGCCTATTAATTTTGCCGATTTGCGATAAATGTTATTCAAAAAAGGAGTCTTTCGGAGAAATAAATTTCAGTGAAAAGCTATACAGGGTGTTTTAAAATGAATATTTTAATTGAAGGATTCAACAAATCGGTTCATAAAAAAGACAACCAGATTGTCATAAGGCAAAAAGACATTGTTTTGGATTCAATTAAAGCAAACCAAATATCCAGCTTAGTGATAATAGGAAAGGGATATGTGACATTTGATGCATTAACTTTAATGGCTGAAAATAATACTAAAGTAATCTCATTTGACTATACCGGAAAATTAAATTATTTGATGGAGTCACCGGACTGGAGAAATGTGAAAATTAAAAAACAGCAGTATTTGCTAAGTGAAAACAAAAAGGGCATAAACATATCCCGTGAAATAATAAAATCAAAAATGACAAATCAGAAATCAACATTAACAACACTCAACAAACGGCGAAAAATTAGCGAAATAGAAGAGATAAAAAATAACATTGCTCTTCAAATCAATGAATTAAATTCCATTAAACTGACAAATAATCATGAAAAGGTAAAGATGAAGATGATGGGATGCGAAGGAAAAGCATCAGCCTATTACTGGAGCGGGATAAAATTGCTAATCCCCGAAGACATCGGGTTTGAGAAAAGAACCAGAAAACCAACAGATTTATTAAATTCGATGCTGAACTACGGATATGCAATTTTAGCAAGCGAAATAACAAAATCCATATTAATAAATGGCCTGGATCCCTATTGCGGCTTCCTACATTTTGACATGGACAAAAGAACAAGTTTAACATATGACTTAATAGAAGATTTCAGACAGCAAATCGTTGACAAAACAGTGCTAAATCTTATCAGCCGAAGGCAGGTTACAGATGATGATTTGGATAAAAGAAACAATTCCATAAAATTAGAAAAGCGAAAACTGATTATTTCAAAAATTCAGGACAAAATACACTCAACAATAAAATATGGTGATGAAGAATTAACTTACCAGGAAATAATTAATAAACAAACTTCCGATTTAGTAAAAACTCTTTTAAATGATGAAA
Encoded proteins:
- the cas2 gene encoding CRISPR-associated endonuclease Cas2, translating into MYTIAIFDVSFKTNKEKIENGLRHFGFRKIQTHTYIAKLSNADLEIFKKEIELAVREKDSLLILPICDKCYSKKESFGEINFSEKLYRVF
- the cas1 gene encoding CRISPR-associated endonuclease Cas1 yields the protein MNILIEGFNKSVHKKDNQIVIRQKDIVLDSIKANQISSLVIIGKGYVTFDALTLMAENNTKVISFDYTGKLNYLMESPDWRNVKIKKQQYLLSENKKGINISREIIKSKMTNQKSTLTTLNKRRKISEIEEIKNNIALQINELNSIKLTNNHEKVKMKMMGCEGKASAYYWSGIKLLIPEDIGFEKRTRKPTDLLNSMLNYGYAILASEITKSILINGLDPYCGFLHFDMDKRTSLTYDLIEDFRQQIVDKTVLNLISRRQVTDDDLDKRNNSIKLEKRKLIISKIQDKIHSTIKYGDEELTYQEIINKQTSDLVKTLLNDEKFEGFHLHW